In Palaemon carinicauda isolate YSFRI2023 chromosome 1, ASM3689809v2, whole genome shotgun sequence, the genomic stretch atatatatatatatatatatatatatgtatatagagtcttACAGCTGgcaattacataaactcccgaggtCCTCACTaacttgtttatttttacataaatcaatTATACTTGATAAATGCCCGAGCTCTCAGAatattaaataactcccagacggcaacatataaaaacactgaatatccaaaggtctcttacgtacatttAAAACAAATTTAAGTAATTATTTCACATGAGGTATTCAAACATAACCTCTTACTTTGACTCTTACTCAGGTATTACGAACAAGCAGTAATATGAAATAAAGGTGATCGAAATACTACACACTTGAAAAAAATtagtatattctataaaagttacaacaACAATGCcgaaaagaattaacaccaaaattaaattactcgaaatattatatctgaaaaaAATCATAGCTTGCGACAAAAGAAATtctctgaaaaaaataattatacaatcacttgtttcactggaaattaatttataaaaatatataattttgataattaatgacaatacttaacactttaacactctaatgcagtggttcccaacctttttcagctTGTTACCCAATTTAGCATGCCACATTAAGCATGTTACCCCTTTCACAAAATgttgtcaacatttatatatatatatatggctaaactaaaacactagagataatttcttttatttattgtattagtacATTTTGCATCTCTAATGACTTACCAAAGATGTCAAGAGCATCAGTGAGATGGTTGGAGTTGCATATTTGAAGCTAGTTGAGGAATTCTTGGTTTCGTGGTTGAAAGTGCCAGCCTGGCATCGTTTGCAACATTCAAGCGagtcctcttttttgttttcatCCACAGCACAGTTGAGAACCCCTTCTCGCACAGATACGTTGTTGAGAATGATACCAACAACTTCAAGGCTCTCTTGGACAGAGTTGGCGAGTCGGCTAGTCGTGAAATCCAAAAGGAATCTGCATTTTGGTtttggaattcgattttcaaggctTCATTGGCTCGCATTGTGATCCACTCCTCCTTTGCAGGGAAATCATCATCATGAATGGCCTCATCAGGTACAGAGAAGGGATGAATGATCCACTGAAGACTGGCTGTTTCTTGGTCACTCTCTGGAAAGTAGTGATGCATGCTTGTTTCAAGCCCCTTCAAATGGTCGCTCATCTCTTTGTTGATGGTCTGTAGAAGAGATCCAGTATCATGACTATTCTCCTCAATAAACTGGTCTAGGGTGGGGAACTGGGCGATCACTCCTTTCTCCAAGCGCCGAATCCAGAGTCTCAGTTTCGCCAGAAATGCAGCCACAGTGTGACGGGCATCAATGACAGTCGTGTTTCGGCACTGGATTTGCAGATTACCACTGTTCAGCTCCGCAAATATGTCAGCCAAGTAACAAAGTCGAGCAAGCCACTCCTTATCAGTGAACTTGGTAGCAAAAGGAGATCCTTTTTGTTCCAGAAATTCCTGTATAGCCTTTCGGAGCTCAATGACACGATGTACAACCTTGCCTCGTGACAACCAGCGAACATCGGTGTGGTAAAGCAGAACTTGATACTCTTATCCCATTTCCTTGCACAGCTCCTTGAATATGCGCGAATTCACATCCCTGGACTTGATGAAGTTGACGATTTTCAACACATCTTCAAACACTAACTTCAGATTACCAGGCAGGCTTTTCGATCCAAGAGAGTACCGATGAATGATGCAATGATCTACAGAAATTTCTGGATTGACAGCTTGTATGAGGCCCCGTAATCCACGATGACCACCCATCATACTTTTCGGTTACCACACACttagctatatattttttcttttctaatactgtatattagtttttgatatttattgttatttgatttagcTTTGTTACTTACTTATAATAGGTTTACTTTACAACTTAAAATACTAagactaagttaacattaatcctaataccaatgcttacttgattttcagaattcttaacatttttctgtcacccctccattacccccgaaaaattgctaaattacccccgggggtaatttacccccaggttgggaaccaatgCTCTAATGGTTAAACACTTAATGAAATTcatataaaagtaactgatacattCACGTGTTATAgatcacacgaggtaaccgaacagttaagccaaaacaAATAGCTACAGGCCGactaagggaaaggcccgtgccaccAAGAACAAATACACTTCACTGGTTTACCACAAATCCAGCAGGGcctgttacaaaaatttatatcaaacaattacttacattaacaccatacacttgaaataacattcaagGTTTCAATTATGTCTGAACActctatacacaatatatgttagaTAGAAATTGTTAATCACGTTTAAGAGGGAGCACACTTGACACACTTGAGAGGAGTGAGGCGGACGAACTTTGGGTCTTTCAAATgcataggctggatctcttctgctgctcatgaattcctattggtatatatatatatatatatatatatatatatatatatatatatatatatatatatatactgtatgtatatataaatatatatgtatatatagatatatatgtatatttatatataaatatatgtatatatatatatatatctatatatatatatatatatacatatatatatatttatatatatatatatatatatatatatatatatatatatatatatatatatatatatatatatatatatatatatagatagatagatagatagatatatatctatatatatacatatatatatatagatatatatatatatatatatatatatatatatatatatacagtatatatatatatatatatatatatatatatatatatatatatatatacacaaacatatacatgtatatatatatatatatatatatatatatatatatatatatatatatatatatattatatatatatatatatatatatatatatatatatatatatatatatatatatatatattgacttaaaacttataGATCCCTCTaggggtctggaagcttgggggggggggctgtactTACTGCGCCAAAATTAGCAACTAAGTAAATCAAACAAGTGAACTGACCATACTTTCAAAGCAACCCTCTTTCAGCTAATTCCGTCCACCAACTCtttaacacattaaaaaaaaaaaagtaaatctattaCAAGAAGTTTCATGTACATTCTAACCATGAGGAAATATAAAATTGACGTAATACCTCGTAAACATAATGTAAGTCCATGTGTTCATTCCTCGTAAGGGTCATACAGCATATTTTTTCGAGATTACATAAAACTTCGTAATAAAATAAATGAGATAAAAGGTTAATTCTTGAAAATTAgctgaatttatatatactgactcgAATGAAAAGTACTATTAAATGAACAACGAAAGtcctatataatttacatacaattacttaaaattACATGAGAGGAGCTGGCTAtacctcttaaatgcacaaataaaatacttgaataaaatatttactctctactagaccagtttcgtaaaATAGtttccccaaaaaagattatttattccgtgcCTGAATCCACAGAGTCAgccagagataaataatctgcaaccactttATGCTGATGTATGCTTTACatcaatacaatatggttgcaaacataatgactaccttgttaacctttgattattattcttcatcttattaacaaaaatgTAAGCATTGTGTTCAGAGTGAACTGTAATCTCTTAATTTTGGGGTATGTTCACGTACACTTCGAATTCGCTTATCGGTGTGACTAACGCTAGcatttccttttcaactgtcgagtaagctcattgatgcttcttcagctttgacgacataaaacaaacagggggAAGAATTCCTTCACTGTCTTCTTGTGATAAGAcggctccaatcccattatctgacgcatccatttggataaggaatttcttgttgaaataatTTGCTCatagtatcggtttcgaagttaataaaccctttatagtttatactgtcaAAGGAATCCTGGCACTCGCTGatccatacatatttttttttggggCAAGTCCAATCTATCAGGGGAGCGACTACAGCTGAAACGTTCGGGCAAAAACGTAGGTAGAATCCTGCTATCCCTAAAAATCGTTATAATTGCTTTCTCGTTGTGGGGGAAgggtgaggctttccttattccttctacGTTGATGGCTACTGGGGgaatttttcctcttcctccttcaaATCCAAAGTAACGAACTgctgcctttccaaattcgcttttCTTCAGGTTAATCTTCAGGTGtgttcctcgcagcttttgaaataccttctttaggatttggagatgttcttcccaggtcaatgaatataccacaatatcatcgagatatatgcctactccttcaatatatcctagaaggttatccatcactcgttgaaaggtagtGGGGCCATTCATTTGACCCAATGGCATGATAGTGTATTTATATAACCCAGATAGGGTTATAATATTTGATAACAATTTTGGGTTGTCATTTGGTAATAGCCTTTAAACAAGTCAACCTTGCTTATTCAATATTTAGTAGTTATtctatgagcggcaatggatacTTATCGGCCAGACTGATCAAATTCAACTTTCGGCAGTCTGTAGACATCTCTGGTTTTTTCACAAGAAagtatggagaactgtaagggctagaactttgtttggctaatctCTTTTGTAACATATAGTCCACTTCTTGTCTCATAACTTCTCAGTGATAGGGTGACAGTCGATAAGTACGTTGTTTGAATGGTTTTTCCattgttttaaggtgtatctcatgcttcgcaAAGTTAATTCGTTTCAAGACAGTCGAGACAATTTAagggaaacttttaatcatttggcttaattcctcttgctgctcctggtTCAAATAAGTTAATTTCTCTTCCTAGTTCCGAaggatagacgaattattcactttgcttactccCCACCACAGATCTATCATCGCCTttcgtggatggtatggtttgcgccacacacctgtgaagcttcagtcTCGTTTTCAATTAAGTATGGcttcagtaggttaacgtgtactttcccttgacttttccttctttctgAGGTTTCGATAACTTAGAGCAGGTCATTGATCTTTTCCAAAATCttaaatggtccttggaacttgttggtaagTGGGAGTCATATCAGTAAGAAAACCAACGCCAGTTGTCCGaccgcaaactgtctgtccttactttttatatcaaaccttttcttcatttgtcCCTGACTCGTTTTAAAGTTTTCTAGGGAAATTTTCCTTATCACGTTGatctttttcctcaaattcttgacaaaaTTCTTCATCCATTTtttctcgatctttccatttttctgctaacattttaatcagtcccCGTACTTCTCGTCTAAATACCATTTCATTTGGTCTACATCCCATGTTTTCTTGATAAGTATTGTGTACCTAAAATGATATTAGTGGTAGTTCGATATCCCTATTATTTCCTCtttcgttgcagtactttgtcAACATACTCTTCaaggtttgatgaaacctctctaatgcaatTTGGGTCTTCGGGTAATAAACTGTGGATAAATGTTGTTTCACATCAAACAGTATCTTCACGTCTTGAAGCCACTTTGACATGAAATTTGTTCTGCAGTCACTCTTaacgatttctggaataccaaaccTAATAAAAAAGTCTAATAACTTCCAAGCGATTACtctggcactgatgttcctgacgggcaTGGCTTCTGGTTATCTCGTTActagacacatcaaggttaacatatgttCGTGACCTTTCTTCGTCATTGGTAACGGTTCCAAAATGTCGATTATTACTTTACTGAAGGGTTCTCACACTTCAATCGGGAGCTTTCTTAATGAACTCGTTATGCTTTCCAGCCATCTTACAAACgtaacatgcacggcaaaactggctcacgtccttatgcaggccaggccagaaaaagtgtttcctaatcctcttccttattcccatgtatTGTGTCTCGTGCACTATGGCAATCACCtgccttctcaacggtgcgggaattaatatcttaCGGTATATATCCCATTGGGCATTTTCAGGGATATCgacaggtctatgcttcctcataagcaaccaatccttaagataataacaggtaggAGACTGCTGTACAttcgtctcgtccaccacacggtgcAAAAACTCTGTCAAAGGGaccgtccgccattttttttccaatgatccaaaatacacaatttctctatatgtttagacatatatgataccttTATCATGTAAAATTTTCAAGACATTTGATCAAAACTCTTTGATTTTTTAGCAAAaattatgatttgaaaaaaaaaataatttaggtacatttttccccactactacgacaccaattgtattgaatctAATACCATAAAAACGActttataaaccgaacaattctgtcagacagaatttttattttcgtttttttttttaacaaatttttattttctttcctagtctagacggaaaataatcgtgaaaaagaaagtaaaataaaaaatctaaattccGATTGACAGAATTGTGgggtttttattcttcttttcaatggtATCATTCTCTCTAACATCAAACAACAAATAagtgggaaaaatgtacctaagtgtgaataagtatgtttatgagttttgagctttcaaggatttgcaacaaatttttgctttttttcttaaagaaataaagataacattattatgaaaaatgttattgtttattcctacataaacgcacgctaaacgaggtatttgaaccctcagtttactattactatgttacgagttgccagcaatctctcattgttgccagtgttctAGTTAgtatgtttcagctttgtactcttattcatgtttccctctcttcttggttcttttttttttctccgctTACTTTTTGCTCTTTCTATCACCTctggtaacattggccttgctataaagttccagaggacgttgagAAGGCACAAAgtaatacgaacttcaagtaaacaaacacatgcattataacttctatacgcctttggaaactctggctgatgttcttgtagctggtagttttcatttacctacccactaccaatgccttccatctctgccagaagtacgagatttcgaaacatgagagagagagagagagagagagaggagagagagagagagagaggagagagagagagagagatcatgaatttaattttggagtgatagcatttgatTTATATAGGtagcagttcaaattgagagagagagagagagagagagagagagagagagagagagagagagagagagagatcaactattatttgattctaagagagttgaacattggtattatagtattttgtataaatggcagttttaaataattcgcgatagagagagagagagagagagagagagagagagagagagagagagagagagagcgagagagagagagagagagagagagagaaagatagagagagagagagagagagagagagagagagagagagagagagagagagatgcaaaaataaacacaaatacaatactgtcaaactcagtcatgcagacgacgcagtaatgatgacatcatcatttaaagactgctatatcttcattatttggaaaaataattgactatttgttctttctatgactctaggtaacattggccttgctataaagttcccgaggacgttgtgaaaacacaatatacatacaaacttcaagtaaacaaacacatgcattataacttctatacgtctttagaAACTCCGGCTGTTGTTctcgtaggagtagatttcgttctgTGACGCTCTtccaaatgccttccatttctgccagacgtacgagatgtcaaaacataagtaaaaaaatcgcaataaatatgcaaaaataaacacacgaagacgattctgtcaaactcagtcatgcagacgacacagtaaggatgacgtcatcatttaaagaccgctatatcttcgttatttgtaaaaacaaTTGGctaaaacttctggagagcatgtacgacatgtttatgcatacatagaagcaataaaacgattttcgatatctgaaagttggtatgtcatAACACCACGGCGGGCGGTCCCATTAATGTCACATCCTTCCTTTGCATTTCTATCAGCCTTTTCATACTCACTTGTCCTAATTCTAATGCTGAGATTCCTATTTCTTCCAGGttcattgcttctttgtcttcttgtccactcgtctgtctttcctcttctctcgggctctctcaTGAGTTCTCCTCTCGGgtaccatcatgggaatcctctttgtctgaaaacaaatcctccaagttcattgctccttcagtTTCTCTTTCTGTctttgcagccactttctttgtcatactcctggTCGAACACAACTAGGAAAGAGATACAGATAGTCCCTCTCGAGTTCAGCCATAGGACTATACTttaatggtttctctgttacaatgggacaagtcaCAAATGGCGCTTCTCCAGCTTCATTACCCAGCTGGACatctactccttcaacagccaataAATCCttcaccgcaaaatcaaaatgacctgtcaccaattcGTATGAAAGTTTCAAACTGCTGATAGGGGTAACCCCTTCACCTCTTATCCTCTTCAAAATAACAGTCTCTTGTGAGACacttccaccaacgggtgtatacCTAGTGTCACTACAccatggttacaacctgtgttgcgCAATATTTTGACCATGAGTCTGCTCACTCCCATATATAGTGGGTAACATTCCTTCATAATTATACAGTTTTAAAAGCATCCACGCTGTTTTGGTTTGTGCTATTTGGCATGTAATCGTTAGGTGGCTTTTTTCCCTTATCGCCCTTTCCCATTTTCTTCTTGTCTTCTCATTCTGTGAAGTTGGATTATCCTTAACAACTTGGGCAACGGGTTACGGTTGGCTCAACCAATATTCCTTACTCATATGGACTCGCTTGTCACAACTATAAcaaacaatattaaccttctgcatgtctttcacgatatctgaaggaggacgatttgacTTTTGTTGCGGTGGGACTATTACATTCTGCTTAAGAACATAACCAGTGGTACTTCCCCTATAACTATTGAATTTGTTCACCTAATTATTACTCTACTGGTTTCCATTGTTCGGCATATACTTAGCACTTGGTTGGAACAATAGTTGAAATTTTATACCctaggagggtttacaactgataatattataatcttcactcagcgaagcggctttatcatgtttcttgacctctctctctcaagtatgttcaaatatgttcatgaattcctcgtagatattgtttCAGCAGTATCAATTCTACTAAATCAGTCATCTCTCTCACGTTAACAGCctttatccatctcttaaaacatcggcgTGCCTTATAGGAGTAACCaaggaaagtcattttcttgtccttCTGCAAACTTCAGAattttcattatagtattcaggggtcatctgatacacttgtaacattctcttcttcacttcttgatactccttcctctgatcctgaga encodes the following:
- the LOC137623657 gene encoding protein FAM200C-like; this encodes MGGHRGLRGLIQAVNPEISVDHCIIHRYSLGSKSLPGNLKLVFEDVLKIVNFIKSRDEFLEQKGSPFATKFTDKEWLARLCYLADIFAELNSGNLQIQCRNTTVIDARHTVAAFLAKLRLWIRRLEKGVIAQFPTLDQFIEENSHDTGSLLQTINKEMSDHLKGLETSMHHYFPESDQETASLQWIIHPFSVPDEAIHDDDFPAKEEWITMRANEALKIEFQNQNADSFWISRLADSPTLSKRALKLLVSFSTTYLCEKGFSTVLWMKTKKRTRLNVANDARLALSTTKPRIPQLASNMQLQPSH